Proteins from a genomic interval of Rhizobium etli CFN 42:
- a CDS encoding histidine phosphatase family protein produces the protein MFGLYVTHPQVRIDANVPVPKWGLSEVGAARARKAAESDWARRLTRIVSSEETKAIETAEILAAASGISVEIVHGMHENDRSATGFLPPPQFEEAANWFFAHPEESFRGWERAVDAQARIVAAVTAVLATHDTAAPIAFVGHGGVGTLLKCHLAGRPIARDRDQPAGGGNLYAFGLADLGLTCDWTPIEDWRG, from the coding sequence ATGTTCGGGCTCTATGTCACCCATCCGCAAGTCAGAATCGATGCGAATGTTCCCGTGCCGAAATGGGGGCTTTCCGAGGTCGGCGCGGCGCGAGCGCGCAAAGCTGCCGAGAGCGACTGGGCCAGACGGCTGACCCGCATCGTCTCCAGCGAGGAGACGAAGGCGATCGAAACGGCCGAAATCCTGGCGGCCGCCTCCGGCATCAGCGTCGAGATCGTGCATGGCATGCACGAGAACGACCGTTCGGCCACCGGTTTCCTGCCGCCGCCGCAGTTCGAAGAGGCGGCGAACTGGTTCTTTGCCCATCCGGAAGAAAGCTTCAGGGGCTGGGAGCGCGCCGTCGACGCGCAGGCCCGCATCGTAGCGGCGGTAACGGCCGTTCTCGCCACACATGATACGGCCGCACCGATCGCCTTCGTCGGCCATGGTGGCGTCGGCACGCTGCTCAAATGCCATCTGGCGGGCCGGCCGATCGCCCGCGACCGCGACCAACCGGCCGGCGGCGGCAATCTCTATGCTTTCGGCCTTGCGGATCTCGGCCTAACATGCGACTGGACGCCCATCGAAGACTGGCGGGGGTGA
- a CDS encoding DUF72 domain-containing protein, with translation MKKTGAVRIGISGWTYAPWRGQFYPEGLPQKQELSYAARHFRSIEINGTFYGLQKPESFGRWRDETPDDFVFAVKGPRFLTHVRRLKEIEAPLANFFASGLLRLGPKLGPVLWQFPANMSFDPDRFENFLSLLPHDHDAAITLAKRHDERLKQAWLKSDGHQPIRHAFEIRNDSFRSAEFIEMLRRHKAALVCADTVKWPLLMDITADFIYCRLHGSEQLYVSGYEDQALDLWAERIRAWAQGGEPENATRAVAPLPARAKGRDVYLYFDNTDKKLRAPVDAGHLSERLADLMPHSQRKAA, from the coding sequence ATGAAAAAGACGGGAGCGGTGCGCATCGGCATTTCCGGCTGGACCTATGCGCCCTGGCGCGGGCAATTCTATCCGGAAGGCCTGCCGCAGAAGCAGGAGCTTTCCTACGCCGCCCGTCACTTCCGTTCGATCGAGATCAACGGCACCTTCTACGGATTGCAGAAGCCCGAAAGCTTCGGCCGCTGGCGGGACGAAACGCCTGATGATTTCGTTTTTGCGGTCAAGGGACCGCGCTTCCTCACCCATGTGCGGCGACTGAAGGAGATCGAGGCGCCGCTTGCCAATTTCTTCGCCTCGGGCCTGCTCAGGCTCGGCCCCAAGCTCGGGCCGGTCCTCTGGCAATTCCCAGCCAACATGTCCTTCGATCCGGATCGTTTCGAAAATTTCCTGTCGTTGCTGCCGCATGATCATGATGCGGCGATCACGCTTGCCAAGCGGCATGACGAGCGGCTCAAACAGGCCTGGCTCAAAAGCGACGGACACCAGCCGATCCGCCATGCGTTCGAAATCCGCAACGACAGCTTCCGCTCAGCCGAGTTCATCGAGATGCTCCGGCGGCACAAGGCGGCGCTGGTCTGCGCCGATACGGTGAAATGGCCGCTGCTGATGGATATCACTGCCGACTTCATCTATTGCCGCCTGCATGGATCCGAACAGCTCTATGTCAGCGGCTATGAAGACCAAGCACTCGATCTATGGGCCGAGCGCATCCGCGCCTGGGCACAGGGCGGAGAACCAGAGAATGCGACGCGGGCAGTTGCACCGCTGCCGGCGAGAGCCAAGGGTCGCGACGTCTATCTTTATTTCGACAACACCGATAAGAAACTTCGCGCCCCTGTCGACGCCGGCCATTTGAGCGAAAGACTTGCCGACCTCATGCCTCATTCCCAGCGAAAGGCTGCATGA
- a CDS encoding glutathione S-transferase family protein, with product MPTLYHHPMSSASRFVRLILAEYGYQADLIEEQTWEKRRDFLALNPAGTLPVYVDDSMRALCGASVISEYLDETHGVLKRDRRLLAEDPFQRAEIRRLTEWFMQKMENDVTKPLARERVYKLQMTSDQGGGAPDSKILRTARANIRQHMRYLTWLAGSRQWLAGERMSYADLAAAASVSILDYLGEIEWAEAPVVKEWYQRLKSRPSFRPMLTERVRGLTPVSHYADLDF from the coding sequence ATGCCCACGCTTTATCATCATCCCATGTCCTCCGCATCTCGCTTCGTCCGGCTGATCCTAGCGGAATACGGCTATCAGGCGGATCTGATCGAGGAGCAGACATGGGAGAAGCGCCGGGATTTCCTGGCGCTCAACCCGGCCGGCACGCTGCCGGTCTATGTCGACGACAGTATGCGCGCGCTCTGCGGCGCGAGCGTCATTTCCGAATATCTCGACGAGACGCACGGGGTCTTGAAGCGCGACCGGCGGCTGCTCGCCGAGGACCCATTCCAGCGGGCGGAAATCCGCAGGCTGACCGAATGGTTCATGCAGAAGATGGAAAACGACGTGACGAAGCCGCTCGCCCGTGAGCGTGTCTACAAGTTGCAGATGACATCAGATCAGGGTGGCGGAGCGCCGGATTCGAAGATTTTGCGTACGGCCCGCGCGAATATCCGCCAGCATATGCGTTATCTCACCTGGCTTGCCGGCTCGCGCCAATGGCTGGCGGGAGAGCGGATGAGCTATGCCGATCTCGCCGCCGCCGCCTCGGTCTCGATCCTCGATTATCTCGGCGAGATCGAGTGGGCCGAAGCCCCGGTCGTCAAGGAGTGGTATCAGCGGCTGAAATCGCGCCCCTCTTTCCGGCCGATGCTGACGGAGCGTGTGCGCGGCCTGACCCCCGTTTCACACTATGCCGATCTGGATTTCTGA
- the rsmI gene encoding 16S rRNA (cytidine(1402)-2'-O)-methyltransferase, which yields MNEQTTAEDATKRSFRLHNMAVPARPLEPALYLVATPIGNLGDITLRALETLAGADVLACEDTRVTRVLLDRYGIQNRPFAYHEHNADEAGPRLIQALEAGRSVALVSDAGTPLVSDPGYRLARQAIAAGYRVIPIPGASAPLAALVGSGLPNDAFLFAGFLPSKDKARRDRLGEFAAAPATLIFFESPHRIGATLLAAADVLGPARPACVCRELTKTYEEFRRGTLAELAAHYQQVENVRGEIVLVVGPPQPAETSEADIEAVLADLSMSMPTAKAATEAARLTGLPRKALYQRLLEMKSGNGQ from the coding sequence ATGAACGAGCAAACCACCGCGGAGGACGCCACGAAGCGAAGCTTCCGCTTGCACAACATGGCGGTGCCGGCGCGGCCGCTGGAGCCGGCGCTCTATCTCGTCGCGACCCCGATCGGCAATCTCGGTGACATCACGCTGCGCGCATTGGAAACGCTGGCCGGCGCCGACGTGCTCGCATGCGAGGATACGCGCGTCACCCGCGTTTTGCTCGACCGCTACGGCATTCAGAATCGCCCCTTCGCTTACCACGAGCACAATGCCGACGAAGCCGGCCCGCGGCTCATCCAAGCGCTCGAGGCCGGCCGCTCGGTGGCCCTGGTGTCGGATGCCGGCACGCCGCTTGTCTCCGACCCCGGTTATCGGCTGGCCCGGCAGGCAATTGCCGCCGGTTATCGCGTCATTCCCATTCCAGGCGCCTCGGCGCCACTCGCCGCCCTTGTTGGTTCCGGCCTGCCGAACGACGCCTTCCTCTTCGCCGGCTTTCTGCCGTCCAAGGACAAGGCCCGCCGCGATCGTCTCGGTGAATTTGCCGCCGCACCGGCGACGCTGATCTTTTTTGAATCGCCCCACCGCATCGGTGCGACGCTTCTTGCCGCCGCCGATGTGCTCGGCCCGGCCCGGCCGGCTTGCGTCTGCCGCGAATTGACCAAGACCTATGAAGAATTCCGCCGCGGCACGCTGGCAGAGCTGGCCGCCCATTATCAGCAGGTGGAAAACGTCAGGGGCGAGATCGTCCTCGTCGTCGGTCCGCCGCAGCCGGCCGAAACGTCTGAGGCCGATATCGAAGCCGTGCTTGCCGACCTGTCGATGTCGATGCCGACGGCAAAAGCTGCGACCGAGGCCGCCCGTCTCACCGGCCTGCCGCGCAAGGCGCTCTACCAGCGCCTTCTGGAGATGAAGAGCGGCAATGGGCAATAA
- the dnaN gene encoding DNA polymerase III subunit beta, with the protein MRITIERSNLLKSLNHVHRVVERRNTIPILSNVLLKADGQNLDMKATDLDLEITEATPANVEQAGATTVPAHLLYDIVRKLSDGAEVLLATSTEGGSMTVQSGRSKFSLQCLPESDFPDLTAGTFTHSFKLKATDLKMLIDRTQFAISTEETRYYLNGIFFHTIESNGELKLRAVATDGHRLARADVDAPSGSEGMPGIIIPRKTVGELQKLVDNPEAIVTVEVSDAKIRMTIGSIVLTSKLIDGTFPDYQRVIPTGNDKEMRVDCTTFAQAVDRVSTISSERGRAVKLALSEGQLMLTVNNPDSGSATEEVAVGYDTDSMEIGFNAKYLLDITAQLSGEEAIFLLADAGSPTLIRDTAGDDALYVLMPMRV; encoded by the coding sequence ATGCGTATTACTATTGAGCGGTCAAACCTTCTGAAATCGCTGAACCACGTCCACCGTGTGGTCGAACGTCGCAACACGATCCCGATCCTGTCCAACGTACTGCTCAAGGCCGATGGCCAGAACCTCGACATGAAGGCGACCGACCTCGACCTCGAGATCACCGAGGCGACGCCGGCAAACGTCGAACAAGCAGGCGCCACCACCGTTCCGGCCCATCTTCTCTACGATATCGTCCGCAAGCTTTCCGATGGCGCGGAAGTGCTGCTGGCGACCAGCACCGAAGGCGGCTCGATGACCGTGCAGTCCGGCCGCTCGAAATTCTCGCTGCAGTGCCTGCCGGAATCCGATTTCCCGGATCTGACCGCCGGCACCTTCACCCATTCCTTCAAGCTGAAGGCGACCGATCTGAAGATGCTGATCGACCGCACCCAGTTCGCGATCTCGACGGAAGAGACGCGCTATTATCTCAACGGCATCTTCTTCCACACGATCGAGAGCAATGGTGAGCTGAAGCTCAGGGCGGTCGCGACCGACGGCCACCGGCTGGCCCGCGCCGATGTCGATGCGCCCTCGGGCTCCGAGGGCATGCCCGGCATCATCATTCCGCGCAAGACCGTCGGGGAACTGCAGAAGCTGGTCGACAATCCGGAAGCGATCGTCACGGTCGAGGTTTCCGACGCCAAGATCCGCATGACGATCGGCTCGATCGTGCTGACCTCGAAACTGATCGACGGCACATTCCCGGATTACCAGCGCGTCATCCCCACCGGCAACGACAAGGAAATGCGTGTCGATTGCACGACCTTCGCCCAGGCCGTCGACCGTGTCTCGACGATCTCCTCCGAGCGCGGGCGCGCCGTGAAGCTGGCGCTTTCCGAAGGGCAGCTGATGCTGACCGTCAACAACCCCGATTCCGGCAGCGCCACGGAAGAAGTCGCCGTCGGCTACGACACCGATTCGATGGAAATCGGCTTCAACGCCAAATATCTGCTCGACATCACCGCGCAGCTTTCCGGCGAGGAAGCGATCTTCCTGCTGGCCGATGCCGGCTCGCCGACGCTGATCCGCGACACCGCCGGTGACGACGCGCTCTACGTGTTAATGCCGATGCGCGTCTGA
- a CDS encoding DUF1330 domain-containing protein, whose amino-acid sequence MAKAYWIARVDVRDAERYKDYVAAAKPAFEKYGANFLARGGAITELEGKARTRNVVIEFPSMQHAVDCYNSPEYQIAAKIRQEVADAEMVVVEGV is encoded by the coding sequence ATGGCCAAGGCATATTGGATTGCGCGCGTCGACGTTCGCGACGCCGAGCGCTACAAGGATTATGTGGCGGCGGCCAAACCGGCCTTCGAAAAATACGGGGCGAATTTCCTGGCGCGCGGCGGCGCGATCACCGAGCTCGAGGGCAAGGCGCGCACCCGCAATGTCGTGATCGAATTCCCGTCGATGCAGCATGCGGTCGACTGCTATAATTCGCCGGAATACCAGATCGCCGCCAAAATCCGCCAAGAAGTGGCCGATGCGGAAATGGTCGTCGTCGAAGGCGTCTGA
- a CDS encoding undecaprenyl-diphosphate phosphatase has protein sequence MDYINAAILGVIEGITEFLPISSTGHLIIAEQWLGHRSDMFNIVIQAGAILAVTIIYWRRLLDLVLGWREPENRDYAAKLIVAFLITAILGLVVKKLGFELPETATPIAWALIIGGIWMIFAEWAAARRPPHKQITWLVAILVGIAQIVAGVFPGTSRSGATIFVALLAGTGNRAAATEFAFLVGIPTMYAASGYELLKTFKDGGAAGEDWTALAIAFVVSTIVAFIAVKWLLAYIRSNRFTLFAIYRIILGVLLLGMTATGMIA, from the coding sequence ATGGACTATATCAATGCCGCCATTCTCGGTGTCATCGAGGGGATCACCGAGTTTCTGCCGATCTCGAGCACCGGCCATCTCATCATTGCAGAGCAATGGCTCGGCCATCGGTCGGACATGTTCAATATCGTCATTCAGGCGGGTGCCATCCTTGCCGTCACCATCATCTATTGGCGCCGCCTGCTGGATCTGGTGCTCGGCTGGCGCGAGCCTGAGAATCGGGACTATGCCGCCAAGCTGATCGTCGCATTTCTCATCACCGCTATCCTCGGGCTCGTCGTCAAGAAGCTCGGCTTTGAACTTCCCGAGACCGCGACGCCGATCGCCTGGGCGCTCATCATCGGCGGCATCTGGATGATCTTTGCCGAATGGGCCGCCGCGCGCCGGCCGCCGCATAAGCAGATCACCTGGCTTGTCGCCATCCTGGTCGGCATCGCCCAGATCGTTGCCGGCGTCTTTCCGGGTACGTCACGCTCCGGCGCCACGATTTTTGTCGCCCTGCTGGCCGGCACCGGCAATCGCGCCGCGGCGACCGAATTCGCCTTTCTCGTCGGCATCCCCACAATGTATGCCGCAAGCGGCTATGAACTGCTGAAGACCTTCAAGGATGGCGGCGCGGCAGGTGAAGACTGGACGGCGCTCGCCATCGCCTTCGTCGTCTCCACGATCGTCGCTTTCATCGCCGTCAAATGGCTGCTCGCCTATATCAGGAGCAACCGCTTCACGCTGTTTGCCATCTACCGCATCATTCTCGGCGTCTTGCTGCTCGGCATGACCGCAACCGGCATGATCGCCTGA
- the gshB gene encoding glutathione synthase, whose amino-acid sequence MAKITNVAVQMDHVAGINIAGDSTFAMSLEAQARGYRLFHYTPERLSFRDGKLFASVEPMVLRDVKGDHFELGAPERVDLSTMDVVLLRQDPPFDMAYITSTHLLERIHPKTLVVNDPAWVRNSPEKIFVTEFSDLMPKTLITKDPAEIRRFRDEMGDIILKPLYGNGGAGVFHSTRDDRNLSSLLEMFGQLFREPFIAQQYLPDVRKGDKRIILVDGEFAGAINRVPAEHDSRSNMHVGGRAEATELTAREKEICERIGPALRERGFLLVGIDVIGDYMTEINVTSPTGIREVKKFGGADIAALLWDAIERKRS is encoded by the coding sequence ATGGCCAAGATCACCAATGTAGCGGTCCAGATGGATCATGTCGCCGGCATCAATATCGCAGGCGATTCCACCTTCGCCATGAGCCTGGAAGCGCAGGCGCGCGGCTACAGGCTCTTCCATTACACCCCCGAACGCCTGAGCTTCCGCGATGGCAAGCTCTTTGCCAGCGTCGAGCCGATGGTGCTGCGCGACGTCAAGGGTGATCACTTCGAGCTTGGCGCGCCCGAGCGCGTCGATCTTTCGACCATGGACGTGGTGCTGCTGCGCCAGGATCCGCCCTTCGACATGGCCTATATCACCTCGACGCATCTGCTCGAACGCATCCACCCGAAGACGCTCGTCGTCAACGATCCGGCCTGGGTGCGCAATTCGCCCGAGAAGATTTTCGTCACCGAATTTTCCGACCTGATGCCGAAGACGCTGATCACCAAGGATCCGGCCGAGATCCGCCGCTTCCGCGACGAGATGGGCGATATCATCCTGAAGCCGCTGTACGGCAATGGCGGCGCCGGCGTCTTCCATTCGACCCGCGACGACCGCAATCTCTCTTCGCTCTTAGAAATGTTCGGCCAGCTTTTCCGCGAGCCCTTCATCGCCCAGCAATATCTGCCCGACGTGCGCAAGGGCGACAAGCGCATCATCCTCGTCGACGGCGAGTTTGCCGGCGCCATCAATCGCGTGCCGGCCGAGCATGACAGCCGCTCCAACATGCATGTCGGCGGCCGCGCCGAGGCGACCGAACTGACGGCGCGCGAAAAGGAAATCTGCGAGCGCATCGGCCCGGCGCTGAGGGAGCGCGGCTTCCTGCTCGTCGGCATCGATGTGATCGGCGATTACATGACGGAGATCAACGTCACCTCGCCGACCGGCATCCGCGAGGTGAAAAAGTTCGGCGGCGCCGATATCGCCGCTCTGCTCTGGGATGCGATCGAGCGCAAGCGCAGCTGA
- a CDS encoding cupin domain-containing protein produces the protein MVWKMMFASAVAMAARSVPYVALKPAAKSFVAHASDRLPLKSTPINPDWIISGNPEARTAEHSRGQDEASLTAIWDCTAGEFRWHFGWDETVMILEGEVHITAEDGTERTLCPGDVAFFAGGTWASWRVDTYVRKVAFLRKPFPKPLAIAYRLRNMLRNGGSQGIAA, from the coding sequence GTGGTCTGGAAGATGATGTTTGCAAGCGCGGTCGCCATGGCCGCGCGCTCGGTGCCTTATGTCGCGCTGAAGCCGGCCGCGAAATCCTTCGTCGCGCATGCGAGCGACCGCCTGCCGCTGAAATCGACGCCGATCAATCCCGACTGGATCATCAGCGGCAATCCTGAAGCCCGCACCGCCGAACATTCGCGCGGCCAGGACGAGGCGTCGCTGACGGCGATCTGGGACTGCACGGCGGGCGAGTTCCGCTGGCACTTCGGCTGGGACGAGACCGTGATGATCCTCGAAGGCGAGGTCCACATCACCGCCGAGGATGGCACGGAACGGACTCTGTGCCCCGGCGACGTCGCCTTTTTCGCAGGTGGAACCTGGGCGAGCTGGCGGGTCGACACTTACGTCCGCAAGGTCGCCTTCCTGCGCAAGCCCTTCCCGAAGCCTTTGGCAATCGCCTACCGGCTGCGCAACATGCTGCGCAACGGCGGCAGCCAGGGCATCGCCGCCTGA
- a CDS encoding YraN family protein: MGNKDLTVIKRKALRRGRMSEYVAAAFLMLKGYRILALRHRTRLGEIDIVARKGDLTIFVEVKARHGEAAAIDAVSVAAQKRIRAASDLWLARQADQARLSQRYDIIAVMPGRLPRHFPDAF; encoded by the coding sequence ATGGGCAATAAAGACCTTACTGTCATCAAGAGGAAGGCGCTGCGCCGCGGCCGCATGTCGGAGTATGTCGCCGCCGCCTTCCTGATGCTGAAGGGGTACCGTATCCTGGCGCTGCGCCACCGGACCAGGCTCGGCGAGATCGATATCGTCGCCCGCAAGGGCGATCTTACAATCTTCGTCGAGGTCAAGGCCCGCCATGGCGAGGCTGCGGCGATCGACGCCGTCTCCGTCGCCGCTCAGAAGCGGATCCGGGCGGCAAGCGATCTCTGGCTCGCCCGTCAGGCGGATCAGGCCCGCCTTTCCCAGCGCTACGACATCATCGCCGTCATGCCCGGCCGCTTGCCGCGGCACTTTCCCGACGCCTTCTGA
- the pyrF gene encoding orotidine-5'-phosphate decarboxylase, protein MDARERLIVGLDVPTIGEAERLVSTLGDDILFYKIGYQLVFAGGLEFARDLAASGKKIFLDMKLLDIDNTVASGVENIAKMGMSMLTLHAYPKAMRAAVEAAAGSGLCLLGVTVLTSMDAEDLAEAGYNQDPHSLVLSRAGQARAAGMGGIVCSAAEAAEVREVVGPDMAIVTPGIRPTGSDKGDQKRVMTPFDALKAGSTHLVVGRPIVKAPDPKQAARAVLNEMVGALWPANR, encoded by the coding sequence ATGGACGCACGCGAGCGGCTGATCGTCGGCCTGGATGTACCAACGATCGGCGAGGCGGAACGACTGGTTTCCACGCTCGGCGACGACATTCTCTTTTATAAGATCGGCTATCAGCTGGTTTTTGCCGGCGGTCTCGAATTCGCCCGCGACCTTGCCGCAAGCGGCAAGAAGATCTTTCTCGACATGAAGCTGCTCGACATCGACAACACAGTCGCGTCAGGCGTCGAGAATATCGCCAAGATGGGCATGTCGATGCTGACGCTGCATGCCTATCCGAAGGCGATGAGAGCGGCGGTGGAGGCCGCGGCCGGCTCCGGCCTCTGCCTGCTCGGCGTCACCGTGCTGACCTCGATGGATGCCGAGGACCTTGCCGAGGCCGGCTATAACCAGGACCCGCACAGCCTGGTGCTCAGCCGCGCCGGACAGGCGCGCGCCGCCGGCATGGGCGGCATCGTCTGTTCGGCGGCGGAGGCGGCCGAGGTGCGGGAGGTCGTCGGTCCCGACATGGCGATCGTCACCCCCGGTATTCGCCCGACCGGCAGCGACAAGGGCGACCAGAAGCGGGTGATGACGCCTTTCGATGCGCTGAAAGCGGGATCAACCCATCTCGTCGTCGGTCGGCCGATCGTCAAAGCGCCCGATCCGAAACAGGCGGCCCGCGCCGTCCTCAACGAAATGGTGGGCGCGCTCTGGCCGGCAAACCGCTGA
- a CDS encoding complex I NDUFA9 subunit family protein, giving the protein MTLANLPPLVTVFGGSGFVGRHVVRALAKRGYRIRVAVRRPDLAGFLQPLGNVGQISFVQANLRYRNSIDRAAEGASHVVNCVGILHETGRNTFDAVQEFGARAVAEAARNAGATLTHISAIGANTDSDSDYGRTKGRAEAAILSIKPDAVIFRPSIVFGPEDSFFNKFADMARMSPVLPLVGGGKTKFQPVYVEDVAEAVARAVDGKVAGGKIYELGGPEVLSFRECLEMMLKVTSRKNPLVSLPFGLASLIGSIASLIPFVTPPITPDQVRLLKRDNVVSPEAEAEGRTLKGLGITPTMPASVLGSYLVQYRPHGQYTGSGKAA; this is encoded by the coding sequence ATGACCCTTGCCAACCTGCCACCGCTCGTCACCGTGTTCGGAGGCTCCGGCTTCGTGGGCAGGCATGTGGTGCGGGCGCTCGCCAAGCGCGGCTATCGCATCCGGGTCGCCGTACGCCGGCCCGATCTCGCCGGGTTCCTGCAGCCGCTCGGCAATGTCGGCCAAATTTCTTTCGTGCAGGCGAACCTGCGCTATCGCAACTCGATCGACCGTGCCGCCGAGGGCGCCAGCCACGTCGTCAACTGCGTCGGTATTTTGCATGAGACCGGCCGCAACACCTTCGACGCGGTGCAGGAATTCGGCGCGCGCGCGGTTGCCGAAGCGGCGCGCAATGCCGGCGCGACCCTTACCCATATTTCGGCGATCGGCGCCAACACCGATTCCGATTCGGATTATGGCCGCACCAAAGGCCGCGCGGAAGCGGCCATTCTCTCCATCAAGCCCGATGCGGTGATCTTCCGTCCGTCGATCGTCTTTGGACCGGAGGACAGCTTTTTCAACAAGTTTGCCGATATGGCCCGCATGTCGCCTGTCCTGCCGCTGGTCGGCGGCGGCAAGACGAAATTCCAGCCTGTTTATGTCGAGGACGTCGCCGAGGCGGTCGCCCGCGCCGTCGACGGCAAGGTTGCCGGCGGCAAGATCTATGAGCTCGGCGGACCCGAGGTGCTGAGCTTCCGCGAATGTCTCGAGATGATGCTGAAGGTGACGAGCCGCAAGAACCCGCTGGTGTCCCTGCCCTTCGGCCTGGCTTCTCTGATCGGCAGCATCGCCTCGCTGATCCCCTTCGTGACACCGCCGATCACGCCGGACCAGGTGCGCCTGCTCAAGCGCGACAACGTCGTATCCCCAGAAGCGGAGGCGGAAGGCCGCACATTGAAGGGCCTCGGCATTACGCCGACCATGCCGGCATCGGTGCTCGGCTCCTACCTCGTGCAGTACCGTCCGCACGGCCAGTATACCGGTTCCGGCAAGGCTGCCTGA
- the pmtA gene encoding phospholipid N-methyltransferase PmtA, with the protein MRLRVKVKEHLGKRFDEEIRFFRGMMQGPKTVGSIVPTSSITAKRMASVIDMHSGLPVLELGPGTGAITKAILGRGVKPENLVAIEYSTDFHQHLLRTYPGVHFINGDAFDLKTTLGDYSDRTFDCVISCIPLLNFPMAMRVSLLESLLDRLPVGRPVVQISYGAISPIAANPDRYHIQHFDFVVRNIPPAQLWIYRRG; encoded by the coding sequence ATGCGCTTACGGGTCAAGGTGAAGGAACACCTCGGGAAGAGATTTGATGAGGAAATCCGCTTCTTCCGGGGCATGATGCAGGGGCCGAAGACGGTGGGCTCTATCGTGCCGACCTCTTCGATTACGGCCAAGCGCATGGCCAGCGTCATCGATATGCATTCGGGGCTGCCGGTGCTGGAACTCGGCCCGGGCACGGGGGCCATCACCAAGGCCATCCTCGGCCGGGGCGTGAAACCGGAAAATCTCGTGGCAATCGAATATTCGACGGATTTTCACCAGCATCTGCTGCGAACCTATCCCGGCGTGCACTTCATCAACGGCGATGCCTTCGATCTCAAGACCACGCTCGGCGACTACAGCGACCGGACGTTCGATTGCGTCATCTCCTGCATTCCCCTGTTGAATTTTCCAATGGCGATGCGCGTCTCGCTGCTCGAAAGCCTGCTCGACCGCCTGCCTGTCGGCCGACCGGTGGTGCAGATTTCCTACGGCGCGATTTCGCCGATTGCCGCCAATCCCGACCGTTATCACATACAGCACTTCGATTTTGTCGTGCGCAACATCCCGCCCGCGCAGCTCTGGATCTACCGGCGCGGCTGA